GTGGGCGGGTGTGTAGGgtgacaccaacaaccagggtcacaTTGAGGGCGGGTGTGTAGGgtgacaccaacaaccagggtcacaTGGAGGGCGGGTGTCtagggtgacaccaacagccagggtcacatgGAGGGCGGTTATCTAGGgtgacaccaacaaccagggtcacaTGGAGGGCGGTTGTCtagggtgacaccaacagccagggtcacatcGAGGGCGGTTGTCTAGAgtgacaccaacaaccagggtcacaTGAGGCGGTTATCTAGAgtgacaccaacaaccagggtcacaTGAGGCGGTTATCTAGGgtgacaccaacaaccagggtcacaTGGAGGGCGGGTGTGTAGGgtgacaccaacaaccagggtcacaTGAGGCGGTTATCTAGAgtgacaccaacaaccagggtcacaTGAGGCGGTTGTCtagggtgacaccaacagccagggtcacatgGAGGGCGGGTGTGTAGGGTGACACCATCAACCAGGGTCACATGGAGGGCGGTTGTCTAGGgtgacaccaacaaccagggtcacaTGGAGGGCGGGTGTGTAGGgtgacaccaacaaccagggtcacaTGAGGCGGTTATCTAGGGTGACACCAACAACGAGGGTCACATGAGGCGGTTGTCTAGGATGACACCAACAACGAGGGTCACATGAGGCGGTTGTCTAGGATGACACCAACATTCttgttatatgaggacaggttTCTTGTGTAACACCAACACCGAGGTCCATATGTGGAAGTATGTTAAGAGAGGCACCAACAGCCTGAATTATATAAGGACTggaacagctagggtcatagaCGGTTGTCTAGCTGGACATCGATATCCAAGGTTACTGAGAACACCCAACTTTATTAAATCGCAATATGAcaaaaaaatcaagaaatatatttacatctgcATGGCATGGTGGCTGATTACGGTCATGTCGTACTGTACCATTGGCGCCTCCGCCATGCGAAGTGCGACAGTGTGTCATACGACAAAATAACTCGACAGTGCGAGAAAAACAACATCTGTCGCACTGTGAATTTGCGAAGAACTTTTCACTACGCATAACGCACTGTCACTCTTCACTTGGCGGGACGTCAATGTTACAGTATGGCATGACCAAAATCAGCCACCATACCATTGTAAATATCGATATCAAGGAGAGGTTTtagatatcaatatatgtagGATTATTGTATAACTAATATTCCGTTTTAAATAAGCAGAGGAGCTTTCTTATCTAGTGGTATGTTGTCGGTTGTGCCATATATAAAACACAGTATGTGAAAACGCTGCAGTGACCCGGAATATCGGTTATCTGTAAAGCGTCTAGGTGATCCAGAATAAGACCTTTTCAATTTGACTCCATTGCTGTCAGGATTACCAGAGATAGATAAAGATTTAGTTCATCGCCATCTGTCGTCTTTATTTAAATGCTTTATAAATTAACAATTGCGATGCACTGTTTTACATTCCTACAAATAGGAATGGTCGTACCACAAACTTCGGACAATATCTCTATTCGACAAGATCgtaaatcaatattttgaatCGCGTTCAAATTGGATCCTAAgtcaaaataaagaaatcaaaCAATGGGTTTTTGCGTACAGTTAATGGGGCATTGTTTGCAGAGTTTTAGTCGGTAATTGATAAATCAAGAAAGTGAGTGGTATTGTTGTgtgtaataaatgtaataattatttattgtgtATTTATGGTATTAAATAATCGACTTTATACTTATAATGTTCTTTGATGTTAAATCCACATGGCCAATTTAAGTGGTTAAAGTGACGTCATTAAAATTAACTGACCTCAAATTGAGACACAAACGAGGAACAAATCATTGTAGGCTGATGCTATGTATAGACTCTAGTCTACACAAACAACATACTTTGTCTGGTGGTAAGGGCTTCATTAGTCTTCATTGATCTGGTGTCATATTTACAGGTGCTAACAGTTGTCTGCCTTTGTACAAAATTGTCACAAATGATAAAGACTTATTGCTAACCTCGGTAGATATTTGTAGAGAAGGTTACACGGAAAAACCCTAACGGGGTCACGTGGATACGAGTGACGTGTTCGCGCAGCGttattttaaattcttatttttaatcctgtttttgtaaatatatatctatatgtacgTTGTCATTTTCACCTATGGAACAAAAGGTACAAAGAAACAAACAAGCTTTATACTTCTTCTTCTTACGAGCGGttttatttggtttgttttgtttaaacgtcctattaacagccatggtcatttaaggacgtgccagatttaggaggtggaggaaagctggagtaaccgcagaaaaaccaccggcctacggtcagtacctggcaactgccccacgtaggtttcgaacccgcaacccagaggtggagggctagtgataaggtgtcgggacaccttaaccactcggccaccgcggcccccttaCGAGCGGTACCATATGCATACTTGTAGGATCTACCCAATGATGATCCTAGAGTTTGGCACTGACTGCTGATACTCTTCAGAGACGCTCTATAACGCCAACAGAACACCGAATTCATTAAGAATAAGTGTAGCACAAGTATAAGCTTCCCAAAAGGCCAAGATGGCTACCAACAGGATCATTTATCATTAGTTATACTAAAGTTTTAGACAGATGGGTAGATGGAATCTTTGGTAGTTATGCTGAGAATTAATTTATGAGAGATATATGTTGGTGTTAAATGTTAGCTCTCATAAGTATGTCTCTCTGATTTTATCGATTTCCGATCATAACCAAGCAACAGCGCCACCGTACAGGCAATAGCATAATGATGACCAACAATCAAGTATGGATGTTCCAGTCGATCCAATTTTATcaatcattcattcattcattcaatttttttttttttttttgcaaataatTTTCCAAAGGTACTTCTACCAAAAGTGACATCACAGACAGCAGGTAACCAATCTTTTAGTATAAATTGAGCTAGTGAGCCAATCACATGTGCAATCCCCACAATATGGCTGGTAGACCGGACAACAGCGAGTCATTTACGCACAAAACGATTTACTCCAACGCCgaaataacactgtctatatagtCGGCGAGATGAACCTTAGCAacaggcggagtcatgtaggcggtaaaccacTGCATGTAGTAGTTGGGACGAACCCCAGCATTAATTTGAGGGTCGTGTACCTTGGCTGTAAACGatcatgtgatagttataattATCCAATAAAGTAGCTATGAAATAGTATGACACATACATGATCACCAAAACATCACATTTCATTGAggaaatgtacatacatacatacatacatacatacatacatacatacatacatacatacatacaatacatacatacatacatacatacatacatacatacatacatacatacgtattTTTGAGAGTTTTTGGAGGATGcggtatgtttttgtttgtctccCTGTAATTGCGTCTGATTCAGACAGTATAGTTCTACCTCACTGAAccatactaccgaagacacccagcaggacaccccaaccTGTTACATTATGTTGACAaggggcgaaccagtcgtcccactcccaaaatgctgaacGTGAAACAATGCAATAtgagcaactaccattttatagACCCaggtatgtcttggccagggaCCATTCAGAATCGAAAAATATACTAACAAAGAAAGACAAAGTTTGTATCACTATTCCAGAGTTTGGTAGGCCGACGAGAATAAGAGCTCTAACCAAAAAGATATTTCACCTAAATCAACACATGTTTACCTTCATCATCCATATATTGCTCTATCTCCAACTGCTTTGTAGCACTTTCAATCAGCAGTAGTCTTGAACTTTTTTCAGCGCATGCGTCAACGGCATCACTCCAAGTGGAAGTTACGGACAAAACTGTTGCGCAGCTTCCGGTGAACGCGCCACAGTTAAAACCACTAGGCACAGCGTTTGTTACTGTAGAAATAAAATTGACCAATAATCAGCATTGTAAATAACAGGGAAGAATTGGCAGTTAGTGACGCAAATAAGGCTAGACTATTGGCGTTACCAATCTAATTTTATTCGTTCTGCAACAATTTCGAAACAGAACGAATCAACTTTTATAATCGTGTCATATAAGTGTTAAAATgctaatacatacatgtatacataatcggtgttttttttttttattattgtttacctTTGTAGTTAGTTGTATTTGGTCTCCAGTAAGATTCTGAGATGTTTGTAGAGAATTGGTCGTTGAGATAACAGATTTTATTGGTGACGTCATATATCATGGCCATACACCAACCAGCTTCAGCACAGTGCAGCCCACACTCGGAAACTGTCCTCACCACGCCCACAGTCGTCACTGACGTCTGAGGAAACCAATTATCCATGACGTCATTTCTTTCCAGTAAGAGATTGGCGTTCACCACTGCGTTGAACACTTGCAGCATTTGGGCTGTATTTATAGATCAAatcaaaatcatatttattgCATTTATAGAAATGTAGTCTTACCAATAGGtttcattcattttcatttcaacatttaaaaagaaactGGCTCGTTTTAAGTGAAGCATCTCAGGAAATCTTTGTAGTGAAATATTCAACGGAACTGCAGGATAGACTACGCCGAATACATGTCCCTAACTTCTTTTGGAATTTACCAaactaaatattaaaatacagtAATTGTATAGGTGTTTATCAAAACGTTCTGTCCCTCGActaaatatatattggatatcTAAAACAATCCTCGCTATTAAAGATATCTGTTGACAGTTTCATAGACGAAACATAAAAAAGATATTACGTAGCAcaaattcagtttttttttatttcatgcaaaacatttttcttcccatataatttttataaatcaatgGATTCAATCTTTAACGTAACAGTACTGTTGTATTAACACGAAATTgacaaaaataacataacattaAAGTCACGTACTAACACTATTGTCTACAGATTAAATAGCGTAGACGTATCACAATTTTCTCGACATCTTTTATTAATaccatttttatcattttatcatatCCCGCGTAATATCAGATTTATTAATTCAGTTAATAATTAGATTAATTCCCGTGATACAAGATAACTAAATCTGTGGGAACATATCttatagtaacattgacgtTAACAATGCATATGGAGGACGTTTTAAGTAGGAACAGTCTTAAATTCTAACATGAAAAAGGTACTTACCTGTCACTAAAATAACGAAACATGACAGAGACGCAGGCATGCTAGACACACTTCATCAATGATGACGGGGTTTGATTATCAACCACGACTTAGCGCTCCTCATGAGATAATACGGAAAATGAAACCTGCTTCAGCTAATATGGATTATTTTGACTTGTTAGCGGGTTCTTTTAAGTAAATGAAAACACTGAAACGTGGATAAATATTGACAGATGTTGTCTATTCCGGTCAATATTAAGGTGTGATCATACCTAATCATTATCCAATTACCAACTGGTATTGGAATGTTCACGGagggatttgtttgttttttgtttaacgtcctattaacagccagtgtcatttaaaaGTACCTTATCTAagaagtggaggaaagccggagtacccaagCCGGAGTACCCCGGGAAAAACTAAGAGGAGAAGCGATTCACTTCAACTCCACCAAGCTCAGCCAACAGGGTGAAATTGTCACACCTCTAGGAGTGTTAGGGGGAAAGACATTTTGCCAAAATTACTTCATGGAACGTTAACCGTGGTTTAGAGCATACATCGAATGGCCCGAgttttgttaacattatttCGTGTGCCAATATTATATTCTTGTCGGAATGCTAGTTCAGTCATGATAGCGGCCGGAACTGTTGTCTCCTCCATTAAGAGCATAAATTGACCGACCCGagttttgttatcattatttcgtGTGCCAATATTATATTCTTGTCGGAATGCTGGGTCACTCATAGTAGCCGCCGGAACTGTTGTCTCCTCCAGGAAGATTATGATGTTTTGTCATCTCCTCGTCAGAAGGGAAAGGCGGAGGCcttgttttgatgtttaatgtTAATGTTTCTGTCGTCAAATTTGTAGAAGATACGCTGCTCTGGATAAGAAATTGGGCAGTTTGGT
This genomic stretch from Pecten maximus chromosome 13, xPecMax1.1, whole genome shotgun sequence harbors:
- the LOC117341118 gene encoding collectin-12-like — protein: MPASLSCFVILVTAQMLQVFNAVVNANLLLERNDVMDNWFPQTSVTTVGVVRTVSECGLHCAEAGWCMAMIYDVTNKICYLNDQFSTNISESYWRPNTTNYKVTNAVPSGFNCGAFTGSCATVLSVTSTWSDAVDACAEKSSRLLLIESATKQLEIEQYMDDEGLSYAWIGLSDVTTEGQWLDSDGGVAVYTNFKPSQPDNAGSGQHCALLRKDFGFKWDDVHCNNNHYVICEMIMAV